One window of the Herbiconiux sp. L3-i23 genome contains the following:
- a CDS encoding bifunctional (p)ppGpp synthetase/guanosine-3',5'-bis(diphosphate) 3'-pyrophosphohydrolase, which translates to MSEVQTTSTSLRRLVPRIFSRAQPQGAVDTLLRTLRTHHPKADLGIVERAYASAERAHRGQKRDSGEPYITHPIAVAQILADLGIGPRTVAAALLHDTVEDTGYTLEQIHSEFGDEVAMLVDGVTKLDKLKYGDSAQAETVRKMVVAMSKDIRVLVIKLADRLHNARTWGFVSQQRASKKAQETLEIYAPLAHRLGIQAIKLELEDLSFAVLYPKLYAEIESLVRQRTPQRENFVQEVIDSVKDDLRSAKIKGKVVGRPKQYYSIYQKMIVRGRDFDEIYDLVGIRVLVDSLRDCYAVLGAIHARWTPVPGRFKDYIATPKFNLYQSLHTTVIGPHGRPVEIQIRTHEMHQRAEFGVAAHWKYKERMAGGRGATREVAPAQDETDMAWLAHLSDWQAETADPGEFLDSLRFEIGAKEVYVFTPKGKVIGLPSGATPVDFAYAVHTDVGHRTMGAKVNGRLVPLESALQSGDVVEIFTSKNPDSGPSQDWLNFVKSPRARNKIRQWFTKERRDEAIEHGKDAISRAMRKQNLPLQRLMSQDVFAEVAAQMRYDDVSALYAALGEGHVSTQSVIEKVLAIVQGEEESEEVEVALPTRPRRPIRNSDSGVLVRGAPDILVKLAKCCTPVPGDEIVGFITRGQGVSVHRTDCTNVQSLLQQPERMIDVEWAPSSKSIFLVQIQVEALDRAGLLSDVTRVLSEHHVNILSATVSTSSDRLALSRFVFEMGDTTHLDRVLNAVRRIDAVYDVYRVSAG; encoded by the coding sequence ATGAGTGAAGTCCAGACGACGAGCACGTCGCTGCGCCGACTCGTGCCCCGCATCTTCTCGCGGGCGCAGCCTCAGGGCGCCGTCGACACGCTGCTTCGGACGCTGCGAACCCACCACCCCAAGGCGGATCTCGGCATCGTCGAGCGCGCGTACGCGAGCGCAGAACGTGCCCACCGGGGGCAGAAGCGCGACTCGGGCGAGCCGTACATCACCCACCCGATCGCGGTCGCGCAGATCCTCGCCGACCTCGGCATCGGCCCGCGCACCGTCGCGGCGGCGCTGCTGCACGACACGGTCGAGGACACCGGCTACACGCTCGAGCAGATCCACAGCGAGTTCGGCGACGAGGTCGCCATGCTCGTCGACGGCGTCACCAAGCTCGACAAGCTGAAGTACGGCGACAGCGCGCAGGCCGAGACGGTGCGCAAGATGGTCGTCGCGATGTCGAAGGACATCCGCGTCCTCGTCATCAAACTCGCCGACCGCCTGCACAACGCCCGCACCTGGGGCTTCGTGTCGCAGCAGCGTGCGTCGAAGAAGGCGCAGGAGACCCTCGAGATCTACGCGCCCCTCGCCCATCGCCTCGGCATCCAGGCGATCAAGCTCGAGCTCGAAGACCTGTCCTTCGCGGTGCTCTACCCGAAGCTGTACGCCGAGATCGAGAGCCTGGTGCGTCAGCGCACCCCGCAGCGCGAGAACTTCGTGCAGGAGGTCATCGACTCGGTCAAGGACGATCTGCGTTCGGCGAAGATCAAGGGCAAGGTCGTCGGTCGCCCGAAGCAGTACTACTCGATCTACCAGAAGATGATCGTGCGAGGCCGCGACTTCGACGAGATCTACGACCTCGTCGGCATCCGTGTGCTCGTCGACTCACTGCGCGACTGCTACGCCGTGCTCGGTGCGATCCACGCCCGGTGGACGCCGGTGCCGGGCCGGTTCAAGGACTACATCGCGACGCCGAAGTTCAATCTCTACCAGTCGCTGCACACCACCGTGATCGGACCGCACGGGCGCCCCGTCGAGATCCAGATCCGCACGCACGAGATGCACCAGCGCGCCGAGTTCGGTGTCGCCGCGCACTGGAAGTACAAGGAGCGGATGGCTGGCGGCCGCGGCGCCACTCGCGAGGTGGCGCCCGCCCAGGACGAGACGGACATGGCCTGGCTCGCGCACCTGTCCGACTGGCAGGCCGAGACCGCCGACCCGGGGGAGTTCCTCGACTCCCTCCGCTTCGAGATCGGCGCGAAAGAGGTCTACGTCTTCACCCCGAAGGGCAAGGTCATCGGCCTGCCCTCGGGGGCGACGCCCGTCGACTTCGCCTACGCGGTGCACACCGACGTCGGCCACCGCACAATGGGCGCGAAGGTCAACGGGCGGCTCGTGCCGCTCGAGAGCGCGCTGCAGAGCGGCGACGTGGTCGAGATCTTCACCTCGAAGAACCCCGACTCCGGGCCCAGCCAGGACTGGCTGAACTTCGTCAAGAGCCCGCGAGCGCGCAACAAGATCCGCCAGTGGTTCACCAAGGAGCGCCGCGACGAGGCGATCGAGCACGGCAAGGACGCGATCAGTCGCGCGATGCGCAAGCAGAACCTGCCGCTGCAGCGACTCATGAGCCAGGACGTGTTCGCCGAGGTCGCCGCGCAGATGCGCTACGACGACGTGTCGGCGCTCTACGCCGCCCTCGGCGAAGGGCACGTCTCGACCCAGTCGGTCATCGAGAAGGTGCTCGCCATCGTGCAGGGCGAGGAGGAGAGCGAAGAGGTCGAGGTCGCCCTCCCCACGCGTCCGCGCCGTCCGATCCGCAACAGCGACTCCGGGGTGCTCGTGCGCGGCGCGCCCGACATCCTCGTGAAGCTCGCCAAGTGCTGCACGCCCGTCCCCGGCGACGAGATCGTCGGCTTCATCACCCGCGGGCAGGGCGTCTCCGTCCACCGCACCGACTGCACGAACGTCCAGTCGCTGCTGCAGCAGCCCGAGCGGATGATCGACGTCGAATGGGCGCCGTCGTCGAAGAGCATCTTCCTGGTGCAGATCCAGGTGGAGGCGCTCGACCGCGCCGGTCTGCTCTCCGACGTGACGCGGGTGCTCTCCGAGCACCACGTCAACATCCTCTCTGCGACGGTGTCGACGTCGAGCGACCGGCTGGCGCTCAGCAGGTTCGTCTTCGAGATGGGGGACACCACCCACCTCGACCGCGTCCTGAACGCCGTCCGCCGCATCGACGCCGTCTACGACGTCTACCGCGTCAGCGCCGGCTGA
- the ruvA gene encoding Holliday junction branch migration protein RuvA → MISSLRGTVLALGGSNAVVEVGGIGYSVAITPQHSLALHVGGELLVHTALIVREDDLSLFGFQSLDELRVFDLLRGVTGVGPKSALGVLSAMTPSQVAFAVSAEDDAAFRKVSGIGPKTAKLIVVSLAGKLVAPAATAGTTPAPATVVRAGDDVVVALVGLGWPEKTAQQTVEDVLAEQPEERNTQVLLRAALAQLGPRLPAGTRS, encoded by the coding sequence ATGATCTCGTCGTTGCGCGGAACCGTGCTCGCTCTCGGCGGCAGCAACGCTGTCGTCGAAGTCGGGGGCATCGGATACTCGGTCGCCATCACCCCGCAGCACTCGCTCGCCCTGCACGTCGGCGGAGAGCTGCTGGTGCACACGGCCCTCATCGTCCGCGAGGACGACCTCTCGCTGTTCGGCTTCCAGAGCCTCGACGAGCTGCGCGTCTTCGACCTGCTGCGCGGGGTCACCGGCGTCGGCCCCAAGTCCGCGCTCGGGGTGCTCTCCGCGATGACGCCCTCGCAGGTGGCCTTCGCCGTCAGCGCCGAGGACGATGCGGCGTTCCGCAAGGTCTCCGGTATCGGGCCCAAGACGGCGAAGCTCATCGTCGTCTCCCTCGCCGGCAAGCTGGTCGCCCCGGCCGCGACCGCGGGAACGACCCCCGCGCCCGCGACGGTCGTCCGTGCGGGCGACGACGTCGTCGTCGCCCTCGTCGGGCTCGGCTGGCCCGAGAAGACCGCGCAGCAGACGGTCGAAGACGTCCTCGCCGAGCAGCCGGAGGAGCGCAACACCCAGGTGCTGCTGCGTGCGGCGCTCGCCCAGCTCGGCCCGCGCCTTCCCGCCGGAACCCGCTCGTGA
- a CDS encoding AAA family ATPase, with protein MTFFAPMPLRRVEEHAVRPMPRDEWPATVPAVRQLLDDGIELGPVTVLVGENGAGKSTIVEAIAMAFGLSGEGGSSWARFQTKATESALFDSLRLVRGAGGAKRGFFLRAETMHGLYTYLDGIHGDAGLHSLSHGESFLELVNTRFTDRGLWLLDEPEAALSASSTMSLLMSLNRLIADEGSQVIMSTHSPMLAAMDGATILELGEWGIRESAWEDLELVRTWRSFLDSPERFLRHLRD; from the coding sequence GTGACCTTTTTCGCGCCGATGCCGCTTCGACGGGTCGAAGAGCACGCCGTGAGGCCGATGCCGCGGGATGAATGGCCGGCGACCGTGCCGGCGGTCCGCCAGCTCCTCGACGACGGGATCGAGCTGGGGCCGGTCACCGTGCTCGTCGGCGAGAACGGCGCGGGCAAGTCCACCATCGTCGAAGCGATCGCGATGGCGTTCGGGCTGTCGGGCGAGGGCGGTTCGTCGTGGGCCCGATTCCAGACCAAGGCCACCGAGTCGGCTCTGTTCGATTCGCTGCGGCTTGTGCGCGGTGCCGGGGGAGCGAAGCGCGGGTTCTTCCTGCGAGCCGAGACCATGCACGGGCTCTACACCTACCTCGACGGCATTCATGGCGACGCTGGACTGCACTCGCTCTCGCATGGCGAGTCCTTCCTCGAACTGGTGAACACCCGTTTCACCGACCGCGGGCTCTGGCTGCTCGACGAGCCCGAGGCGGCCCTGTCGGCGTCGAGCACGATGTCGCTGCTGATGAGCCTCAATCGGCTCATCGCCGATGAGGGCTCGCAGGTGATCATGTCGACCCACTCGCCGATGCTGGCGGCGATGGACGGCGCGACGATCCTCGAGCTGGGGGAGTGGGGCATCCGGGAGAGCGCATGGGAGGACCTCGAGCTCGTGCGCACCTGGCGTTCGTTCCTCGATTCCCCCGAGCGCTTCCTGCGGCACCTGCGCGACTGA
- the secD gene encoding protein translocase subunit SecD produces the protein MAKTNSPVRRARRALIGLAALFAVLIGILSIGVGFFGAQWTPKLALDLEGGTQIRLAPVVQGDDSVSSEQVDQAVAIIRDRIDAAGVSEAEITTEGGNNIVVSIPGQPDEETLARIEASAKLDFRPVLLADVPSTASVDDPAATPTPEPTEAAPAPEPTDPSDLAQVTPALQTQFDSFQCADIDETVVPPTDEPLITCSDDGTAKYLLGPVEVTGENLSDATAGVVTTQTGASTGTWAVNLEFDGTGTEQFADVTSRLTGLESPRNQFAVVLDNRVIVAPSSNAVITDGRAQITGTFNQDSAETLADQLKYGALPISFSVQSSDTISATLGSEQLLGGLIAGGIGLLLVVLYSFIQYRTLGLVTVASLVVAGALTYLVIAILGWRIDFRLSLAGVAGLIVAIGVTADSFIVYFERIKDELRDGRGLDGAVEAGWKRAFRTILASDAINFLAAGVLTVLAVGNVRGFAVTLGITTIIDLIVVALFTHPMLQLLARTKFFGEGHRFSGLDPKALGAVYRGRARFREPVTVGPRSQASRGEAARRQTIAERKAGAAAGGTSTAVLEQPDEGVVPETTRTGTTGGKKKGTR, from the coding sequence TTGGCCAAGACGAACAGCCCCGTGCGCAGAGCCCGCCGCGCGCTCATCGGGCTCGCCGCACTGTTCGCCGTGCTCATCGGCATCCTCTCGATCGGCGTCGGCTTCTTCGGAGCCCAGTGGACTCCGAAGCTGGCGCTCGACCTCGAGGGCGGCACGCAGATCCGCTTGGCCCCGGTGGTGCAGGGCGACGACTCCGTCTCCTCCGAGCAGGTCGACCAGGCGGTCGCGATCATCCGCGACCGCATCGACGCCGCGGGGGTCTCCGAGGCCGAGATCACCACCGAGGGCGGCAACAACATCGTCGTCTCGATCCCGGGCCAGCCCGACGAGGAGACGCTCGCCCGTATCGAGGCGTCCGCCAAGCTCGACTTCCGTCCGGTGCTCCTCGCCGACGTGCCGTCGACCGCGAGCGTCGACGACCCCGCAGCGACGCCGACCCCCGAGCCCACCGAGGCGGCGCCCGCGCCGGAGCCCACCGACCCGAGCGACCTCGCCCAGGTCACCCCGGCGCTGCAGACCCAGTTCGATTCGTTCCAGTGCGCCGACATCGACGAGACCGTGGTCCCTCCGACCGACGAGCCGCTGATCACCTGCTCCGACGACGGCACCGCGAAGTACCTCCTCGGCCCGGTCGAGGTCACCGGCGAGAACCTCAGCGACGCCACCGCCGGCGTCGTCACCACTCAGACCGGGGCGAGCACCGGCACCTGGGCGGTCAACCTCGAGTTCGACGGCACCGGAACCGAGCAGTTCGCCGACGTGACCAGCCGGCTCACCGGCCTCGAGTCGCCGCGCAACCAGTTCGCCGTCGTCCTCGACAATCGCGTCATCGTGGCCCCCTCGTCGAACGCGGTGATCACCGATGGACGCGCGCAGATCACCGGAACCTTCAACCAGGACTCCGCGGAGACCCTCGCCGACCAGCTGAAGTACGGCGCCCTGCCGATCAGCTTCTCGGTGCAGAGCTCCGACACCATCTCCGCGACGCTCGGTTCCGAACAGCTGCTCGGCGGCCTCATCGCGGGCGGCATCGGTCTGCTGCTCGTCGTGCTCTACTCGTTCATCCAGTACCGGACCCTCGGTCTCGTGACCGTCGCGTCCCTGGTCGTCGCCGGTGCGCTGACCTACCTGGTCATCGCGATCCTCGGGTGGCGCATCGACTTCCGCCTGTCGCTCGCCGGTGTCGCCGGTCTGATCGTCGCCATCGGCGTCACCGCCGACTCGTTCATCGTCTACTTCGAACGCATCAAGGACGAGCTGCGCGACGGGCGCGGTCTCGACGGCGCGGTCGAGGCCGGATGGAAGCGCGCCTTCCGCACGATCCTCGCCTCCGACGCGATCAACTTCCTCGCCGCCGGCGTGCTGACCGTCCTCGCGGTCGGCAACGTCCGCGGCTTCGCGGTCACCCTCGGCATCACGACCATCATCGACCTCATCGTTGTGGCCCTGTTCACCCATCCGATGCTGCAGCTGCTCGCCCGCACCAAGTTCTTCGGCGAGGGGCACCGCTTCTCCGGGCTCGACCCGAAGGCGCTCGGCGCCGTGTACCGGGGACGCGCGCGGTTCCGGGAGCCGGTCACCGTCGGTCCGCGTTCTCAGGCCAGCAGGGGAGAGGCGGCACGCCGCCAGACCATCGCGGAGCGCAAGGCCGGTGCCGCGGCGGGAGGAACCTCCACCGCGGTCCTCGAGCAGCCCGATGAGGGCGTCGTGCCCGAGACGACACGCACCGGCACGACCGGTGGCAAGAAGAAGGGCACGCGCTGA
- a CDS encoding DUF349 domain-containing protein: MTTTDSASWGRVDPEGNVYVREGEGERHVGQYPDATPEEALAYYERKFADLEGQVKLLEQRSRAGASASDIAKAVRKLDETVRTASAVGDLASLQTRLQALGAGVSELTEKQSAEAKAQLEQAVAEREALVAEAEALAAGDPATTQWKQTTAKLDELFTRWQAQQHDGPRLPKSTADALWKRFRAARSTVDHHRRAFFAELDSQHREVRGRKSELVDRAEALVGKGAQGIPAYRDLLDEWKGAGRAGKKQDDALWARFKAAGDALFAAKAEVDAAENVEFSANLEQKLALLDEAEPLLTVTDPAAARERLTSIQRRWDEIGKVPKDQMRVVNDRLRKVENAVKGLEDEHWRRSNPEKKARSQGLASQLEQAIEKLEADIAAAKESGDRRKQAEAEEALAARKIWLDALG, from the coding sequence GTGACCACCACCGACTCTGCGTCCTGGGGTCGTGTCGACCCCGAAGGAAACGTCTACGTCCGCGAAGGCGAGGGTGAGCGCCACGTCGGCCAGTATCCCGACGCCACACCAGAAGAGGCTCTCGCCTACTACGAGCGCAAGTTCGCCGACCTCGAAGGCCAGGTAAAGCTCCTCGAGCAGCGTTCGCGCGCCGGTGCGTCGGCCTCCGACATCGCGAAGGCCGTTCGCAAGCTCGACGAGACGGTGCGCACCGCGTCCGCCGTCGGCGACCTGGCGTCGCTGCAGACCCGCCTTCAGGCGCTCGGCGCCGGGGTCAGCGAGCTCACCGAGAAGCAGAGCGCCGAAGCGAAGGCGCAGCTCGAGCAGGCGGTCGCCGAGCGCGAGGCGCTGGTCGCCGAGGCCGAGGCCCTCGCAGCGGGCGACCCCGCGACCACCCAGTGGAAGCAGACGACGGCGAAGCTCGACGAGCTCTTCACTCGCTGGCAGGCTCAGCAGCACGACGGCCCCCGCCTGCCGAAGTCCACCGCCGATGCGCTGTGGAAGCGCTTCCGCGCCGCGCGCAGCACCGTCGACCACCACCGACGTGCCTTCTTCGCCGAGCTCGACAGCCAGCACCGCGAAGTCCGCGGACGCAAGAGCGAGCTCGTCGACCGCGCCGAGGCGCTGGTCGGCAAGGGCGCACAGGGCATCCCCGCCTACCGCGACCTCCTCGACGAGTGGAAGGGCGCCGGCCGCGCCGGCAAGAAGCAGGACGACGCCCTCTGGGCGCGGTTCAAGGCGGCGGGCGACGCTCTCTTCGCTGCGAAGGCCGAGGTCGACGCCGCCGAGAACGTCGAGTTCTCGGCGAACCTCGAACAGAAGCTCGCACTGCTCGACGAGGCGGAGCCGCTGCTCACCGTCACCGACCCGGCCGCCGCCCGCGAGCGGCTGACCTCGATCCAGCGCCGTTGGGACGAGATCGGCAAGGTGCCGAAGGACCAGATGCGCGTCGTCAACGACCGCCTCCGCAAGGTCGAGAACGCGGTGAAGGGTCTCGAGGACGAGCACTGGCGCCGGTCGAACCCCGAGAAGAAGGCCCGTTCGCAGGGTCTCGCGTCGCAGCTCGAGCAGGCCATCGAGAAGCTCGAAGCCGATATCGCCGCGGCGAAGGAGTCCGGCGACCGGCGCAAGCAGGCCGAGGCCGAGGAAGCCCTCGCGGCGCGCAAGATCTGGCTCGACGCACTCGGCTGA
- the secF gene encoding protein translocase subunit SecF, with protein sequence MASFSQFGNDLYTGVRSIDFIGRRRLWFTISAVAILLSIALPFVRGGFTFGIEFTGGSEFQVSNVDTTDQSIATDAVEEIVPDAVPRVSVVGNSGIRIQTDQLEDTQSSEVRQSLADAYDVPLTDVTESFIGPSWGADITGQAVRGLLIFLVLASVFMAIYFRTWKMSVAAMVSLIHDLVITAGVYGIVGFEVTPAAVIGFLTILGYSLYDTVVVFDKIRENTAGGEAASSRTFRESVNLAVNQTLVRSINTSVVAVLPVAAILFIGALALGAGTLRDIALALLIGTILGTYSTIFVAAPLYSLMREREPAIKKESKRAIDLREKSVA encoded by the coding sequence ATGGCGAGCTTCTCCCAGTTCGGCAACGACCTCTACACCGGCGTCCGCTCGATCGACTTCATCGGCCGTCGCCGCCTCTGGTTCACGATCTCGGCGGTCGCGATCCTGCTCTCGATCGCGCTCCCGTTCGTGCGCGGCGGCTTCACCTTCGGCATCGAGTTCACCGGCGGCTCCGAGTTCCAGGTGTCGAACGTCGACACGACCGACCAGAGCATCGCGACCGACGCGGTCGAGGAGATCGTGCCCGACGCGGTCCCGCGCGTCTCAGTGGTCGGCAACTCCGGCATCCGCATCCAGACCGATCAGCTCGAGGACACCCAGAGCTCCGAGGTGCGCCAGTCGCTCGCGGACGCCTACGACGTGCCCCTCACCGATGTCACCGAGTCGTTCATCGGCCCGTCGTGGGGTGCGGACATCACGGGTCAGGCCGTGCGCGGTCTGCTGATCTTCCTGGTACTCGCCTCGGTCTTCATGGCGATCTACTTCCGCACCTGGAAGATGTCGGTCGCCGCCATGGTCTCGCTGATCCACGACCTCGTCATCACGGCGGGCGTCTACGGCATCGTCGGGTTCGAGGTGACTCCGGCCGCCGTCATCGGCTTCCTCACGATCCTCGGGTACTCGCTCTACGACACCGTCGTGGTGTTCGACAAGATCCGCGAGAACACGGCCGGCGGAGAGGCGGCGTCGTCGCGCACCTTCCGCGAGTCCGTGAACCTCGCGGTCAACCAGACCCTCGTCCGCTCGATCAACACATCGGTCGTCGCGGTGCTTCCGGTCGCCGCCATCCTCTTCATCGGCGCGTTGGCGCTCGGTGCGGGCACCCTGCGCGACATCGCGCTGGCCCTGCTGATCGGAACGATCCTCGGCACCTACTCGACCATCTTCGTGGCCGCGCCCCTCTACTCGCTGATGCGTGAGCGGGAGCCCGCCATCAAGAAGGAGAGCAAGCGCGCGATCGACCTGCGCGAGAAGAGCGTCGCCTGA
- the yajC gene encoding preprotein translocase subunit YajC produces MPIDPLTIVMVLVLAVLIFFTFRNGRKRQRDMAAMHERTKVGARVMTNFGLFGTIVAIDEEENEVQVETTPGTVLTVHRQTIAKIITPDEVVSDDEAEAIEEGEIESAEELEAGEPRYGQRVDGTSGESPNEKKSDS; encoded by the coding sequence GTGCCAATCGATCCGTTGACCATCGTCATGGTCTTGGTCCTCGCGGTTCTCATCTTCTTCACGTTCCGCAACGGCCGCAAGCGTCAGCGCGACATGGCGGCGATGCACGAGCGCACGAAGGTCGGCGCCCGCGTCATGACCAACTTCGGGCTGTTCGGCACCATCGTCGCGATCGACGAGGAAGAGAACGAGGTCCAGGTCGAGACGACCCCCGGAACCGTTCTCACCGTCCACCGTCAGACGATCGCGAAGATCATCACCCCCGACGAGGTCGTCAGCGACGACGAGGCCGAGGCCATCGAAGAGGGCGAGATCGAGAGCGCCGAGGAGCTCGAGGCCGGTGAGCCCCGCTACGGCCAGCGCGTCGACGGGACGTCGGGCGAGTCGCCGAACGAAAAGAAGTCCGACAGCTAG
- the ruvB gene encoding Holliday junction branch migration DNA helicase RuvB produces MTPAPESEAELAFEGALRPKSLGDFVGQAKVRGQLQLLLQAAALQNRAPDHILLAGPPGLGKTTLAMIVSHESGRPLRMSSGPAIQHAGDLAAVLSSLVPGEILFIDEIHRMARSAEEMLYLAMEDFRIDIMVGKGAGATSIPLDLAPFTLVGATTRSGLLPNPLRDRFGFTAHLEFYETEELEQVLARAADLLELEVDRSALREIAGRSRGTPRIANRLLRRVRDYSLVHRTAAGHDAVDAALELYDVDPIGLDRLDRAVMLAILERFDGGPVGLGTLAVSVGEEAETIESVVEPFLVRVGLLGRTPRGRVATPAAYRHFGIQRSVAGATLWADS; encoded by the coding sequence ATGACTCCCGCGCCCGAATCCGAGGCCGAACTCGCCTTCGAAGGCGCCCTCCGCCCGAAGTCGCTCGGCGATTTCGTCGGGCAGGCCAAGGTGAGGGGTCAGCTCCAACTGCTCCTCCAGGCCGCCGCACTGCAGAACCGCGCGCCCGACCACATCCTCCTCGCCGGTCCGCCGGGGCTCGGCAAGACGACGCTCGCGATGATCGTCTCGCACGAGAGCGGACGCCCGCTGCGCATGTCGAGCGGTCCCGCCATCCAGCACGCCGGCGACCTCGCGGCCGTCCTGTCCTCGCTCGTCCCCGGAGAGATCCTCTTCATCGACGAGATCCACCGCATGGCGCGCTCGGCGGAGGAGATGCTCTACCTCGCCATGGAGGACTTCCGCATCGACATCATGGTCGGCAAGGGAGCGGGGGCTACGTCGATCCCGCTCGATCTCGCCCCGTTCACCCTCGTGGGCGCGACCACCCGCTCGGGGCTGCTTCCGAACCCGCTGCGCGACCGCTTCGGCTTCACCGCCCACCTCGAGTTCTACGAGACCGAAGAGCTCGAACAGGTCCTCGCCCGCGCGGCCGACCTCCTCGAACTCGAGGTCGACCGCTCGGCGCTGCGCGAGATCGCCGGACGCAGCCGCGGCACGCCGCGCATCGCGAATCGGCTGCTGCGGCGGGTGCGCGACTACTCGCTGGTGCACCGCACGGCCGCCGGTCACGACGCGGTCGATGCGGCGCTCGAGCTCTACGACGTCGACCCGATCGGACTCGACCGTCTCGACCGCGCGGTGATGCTCGCCATCCTCGAACGCTTCGACGGCGGTCCGGTCGGCCTCGGCACGCTCGCGGTGTCCGTCGGCGAGGAGGCCGAGACCATCGAGTCGGTCGTCGAGCCGTTCCTCGTGCGAGTCGGGCTGCTCGGCCGAACACCGCGCGGACGCGTCGCCACGCCCGCCGCCTACCGTCACTTCGGCATCCAACGTTCGGTGGCCGGCGCCACACTCTGGGCGGACTCATAG
- a CDS encoding YebC/PmpR family DNA-binding transcriptional regulator, translating into MSGHSKWATTKHKKAVIDSRRAKSFAKLIKNIEVAAKIGGADLSGNPTLVDAVQKAKKTSVPNDNIDRAIKRGAGLTGETIDYQTIMYEGYAAGGVALLIECLTDNRNRAAAEVRTAMTRNGGQMADPGSVAYNFSRKGVIAVTKTDGLTEDDVLSAVLDAGVEDVNDRGEGFEIVTEPSDLVAARTALQEAGIDYDSAEAEFVPGITVTADAETARKVFRLIDALEDSDDVQNVFANIDVPADVMAQLENED; encoded by the coding sequence GTGTCCGGACATTCCAAGTGGGCGACGACCAAGCACAAGAAGGCCGTCATCGACAGCCGTCGCGCGAAGTCGTTCGCGAAGCTGATCAAGAACATCGAGGTCGCCGCGAAGATCGGCGGCGCTGACCTGTCGGGCAACCCGACGCTCGTCGACGCGGTGCAGAAGGCGAAGAAGACTTCCGTCCCCAACGACAACATCGACCGCGCCATCAAGCGCGGCGCAGGGCTCACCGGCGAGACCATCGACTACCAGACGATCATGTACGAGGGCTACGCCGCCGGCGGCGTCGCGCTGCTGATCGAGTGCCTCACCGACAACCGCAACCGTGCGGCGGCCGAGGTGCGTACCGCGATGACCCGCAACGGCGGCCAGATGGCCGACCCCGGCAGCGTCGCGTACAACTTCAGTCGCAAGGGCGTCATCGCGGTGACGAAGACCGACGGGCTCACCGAGGACGACGTGCTCTCCGCCGTGCTCGACGCCGGCGTGGAGGATGTCAACGACCGCGGTGAGGGCTTCGAGATCGTCACCGAGCCGAGCGACCTCGTCGCCGCGCGCACCGCGCTGCAGGAGGCCGGCATCGACTACGACTCGGCCGAGGCCGAGTTCGTCCCGGGCATCACGGTGACCGCCGACGCCGAGACCGCGCGTAAGGTGTTCCGCCTGATCGACGCGCTCGAGGACAGCGACGACGTGCAGAACGTCTTCGCCAACATCGACGTTCCGGCCGACGTGATGGCGCAGCTCGAGAACGAGGACTGA
- the ruvC gene encoding crossover junction endodeoxyribonuclease RuvC, producing MRVLGIDPGLTRCGFGVIEVEANRKARLVDVGVVRSDPDLPVERRVHLIALGVEAVLDEHRPDVVALERVFAQHNLRTVMGTAQASGVVMHLAAARGLTVTLHTPSEVKAAVTGYGSADKKQVATMVARVLGLDAPPSPADAADALALAICHGWRGPVATAAAMSRVPSSAPAGPGGLTPAQKVWRDAERASRG from the coding sequence CTGCGCGTGCTCGGGATCGATCCCGGGCTCACGCGCTGCGGCTTCGGGGTCATCGAGGTCGAGGCGAACCGGAAGGCCCGTCTCGTCGACGTCGGTGTGGTGCGCAGCGACCCCGACCTCCCCGTCGAGCGACGCGTGCACCTGATCGCCCTCGGCGTCGAGGCGGTGCTCGATGAGCATCGGCCCGATGTCGTCGCGCTCGAGCGCGTGTTCGCCCAGCACAACCTCCGCACCGTGATGGGCACCGCTCAGGCGAGCGGTGTCGTCATGCATCTCGCGGCCGCCCGAGGCCTCACGGTCACGCTGCACACGCCCAGCGAGGTCAAGGCGGCGGTGACCGGATACGGGTCAGCCGACAAGAAACAGGTGGCCACCATGGTCGCGCGGGTTCTCGGACTCGACGCGCCGCCGAGTCCCGCCGACGCGGCCGACGCGTTGGCGCTCGCGATCTGCCACGGGTGGCGGGGACCGGTGGCGACGGCGGCAGCGATGTCGCGCGTCCCGTCGTCGGCTCCCGCCGGTCCAGGGGGACTGACCCCGGCGCAGAAGGTGTGGCGCGACGCCGAGCGGGCCTCCCGCGGCTGA